CGCTCGAATCCAGGCTCGGTGCCCAGTTCAAGAATGGGTTGACCATCACCGGGTCGACCCCCCACCGGCTGATTCTCTTCACCTTCGACGACGGACCCGATCGTCGCACAACGCCCAAACTGCTCGAGCGCCTGGACCAGGCCCACGTGCGTGCGGTCTTCTTCATCACGAGCGGCCGGATCCAGGGCCGCACCCAGCGCGAGCGCGACCAGCAACGCATCGCCAAGGATATCGCCAAGCGGGGCCACATGATCGCGAGCCACACCGTGGATCACCTGCAGCTGCCGCTGCTAAACGATCGCCAGGTGCTCGCCCAGGTGCAGCGCAGCGAGGACATCTTCTCGCGCATCTTCGGCGACCGCCCATGGCTGTTCCGGCCGCCGGGCGGAGCCCGCTCGAAGCGCGTCGACCGGCTGCTTGCGCGGCGCGGCTACACCACGGTCCTGTGGAACCTCGGCGCGGGTGACTTCCAGGTGCGCACGGCCCGTCAGGTGTTCCACACCTGGTTGCGCGTTTTCGAGCGGCGCAAGCGCGAAAACGGCGACCGGGGCGGCATCGTGCTGCTGCACGACACCTACCCCTGGAGCGTCGATGCCTTCGACCTCATCGTGGCGCACCTCCAACGACGCA
The DNA window shown above is from Pseudomonadota bacterium and carries:
- a CDS encoding polysaccharide deacetylase family protein, whose amino-acid sequence is MAVQPWLRRLLRRGTLCVSASVAGGVLAYSSPHLERDAALRLGSLLVPVTELAGGNVVARLGGASNGELSPPEIPRPVSRPLPKAKPAPLAPAPKTSGAAAAPPQAAIAPETPPTPRQDELTPLESRLGAQFKNGLTITGSTPHRLILFTFDDGPDRRTTPKLLERLDQAHVRAVFFITSGRIQGRTQRERDQQRIAKDIAKRGHMIASHTVDHLQLPLLNDRQVLAQVQRSEDIFSRIFGDRPWLFRPPGGARSKRVDRLLARRGYTTVLWNLGAGDFQVRTARQVFHTWLRVFERRKRENGDRGGIVLLHDTYPWSVDAFDLIVAHLQRRNCRLLEQGEQLYDVVDDIGLFYRARGDENASTLAPPAHPQESVLASRQAKLRKATAARCQGSPRDRHQALKPVNA